The Arvicanthis niloticus isolate mArvNil1 chromosome 2, mArvNil1.pat.X, whole genome shotgun sequence genome includes a window with the following:
- the LOC117704128 gene encoding olfactory receptor 5M3-like, with product MLNFTDVTEFVLLGLTSRKELQVLFFVIFLMVYIVTMVGNIGMMILIKISPQLSSPMYFFLSHLSFTDVGFSSNVTPKMLENLLSKTKTISYAGCLVQCFFFIALVHVEIFILAVMAFDRYMAIGKPLLYGSKMSRVVCIRLISFPYIYGFLTSLAATLWTYGLYFCGKTEINHFYCADPPLIKMACAGTFVKEYTMLFLAGINFTYSLIVVIISYLFILIAILRMRSAEGRRKAFSTCGSHLTAVGIFYGTLIFMYLRRPTEESVEQGKMVAVFYTTVIPMLNPMIYSLRNKDVKEAMDKVITKKFLTK from the coding sequence ATGCTCAATTTCACAGATGTGACTGAATTTGTTCTTTTGGGCTTAACCAGCAGAAAGGAATTGCAAGTTCTCTTCTTTGTCATCTTTCTCATGGTCTATATAGTTACCATGGTGGGCAACATTGGCATGATGATATTAATTAAGATCAGTCCACAGCTAAGCAGCCCAATGTACTTTTTCCTGAGCCATTTGTCATTTACTGATGTGGGGTTTTCTTCCAATGTTACTCCTAAAATGCTGGAAAACTTACtgtcaaagacaaaaacaatttcTTATGCTGGCTGCTTGGTACAGTGCTTCTTCTTCATTGCTCTTGTTCATGTAGAAATCTTCATTCTTGCTGTCATGGCCTTTGACAGGTACATGGCCATTGGAAAGCCTCTGCTCTATGGCAGCAAAATGTCCAGGGTGGTTTGCATTCGACTTATTTCTTTCCCATACATATATGGGTTTTTGACGAGTCTGGCTGCAACCTTATGGACATATGGCTTATACTTCTGTGGGAAAACTGAGATCAACCACTTCTACTGTGCAGACCCACCCCTCATCAAGATGGCCTGTGCAGGGACTTTTGTAAAAGAATATACAATGCTATTTCTTGCAGGGATTAACTTCACATATTCCTTGATTGTTGTCATCATCTCTTACCTGTTCATACTCATTGCCATTCTCAGAATGCGCTCAGCAGAAGGCAGGCGCAAGGCATTTTCCACCTGTGGGTCTCACCTCACAGCTGTTGGCATATTTTATGGCACTCTCATCTTCATGTATCTCAGACGACCTACTGAGGAGTCGGTGGAGCAAGGAAAGATGGTGGCAGTGTTCTATACCACAGTGATCCCCATGCTAAATCCCATGATCTACAGTCTGAGGAACAAGGATGTCAAGGAAGCCATGGACAAAGTGATTACCAAGAagttcttaacaaaataa
- the LOC117704068 gene encoding olfactory receptor 5M9, whose product MPNFTDVTEFLLVGLTRRQELRVLFFVMFLIVYMVTLLGNIGMIILISISPQLQSPMYFFLSHLSFVDVLFSSNVTPKMLENLLSETKTISYVGCLVQCYFFIALVHVEVYILAVMAFDRYMAICNPLLYSSKMSRVVCVRLISVPYVYGFSVSLICTLWTYGLYFCGNITINHFYCADPPLIKIACGGVHIKEYTMIVIAGINFTYSLSVVLISYVLIVVAVLRMHSADGRRKAFSTCGSHLTAVSMFYGTLIFMYLRRPTEESVEQGKMVAVFYTSVIPMLNPMIYSLRNKDVKEAVSKVIAKANLRK is encoded by the coding sequence ATGCCAAATTTTACAGATGTAACCGAATTCCTTCTTGTTGGATTGACAAGGCGTCAGGAATTAAGGGTACTGTTTTTTGTGATGTTCTTGATTGTTTACATGGTCACTTTGTTGGGAAACATTGGCATGATAATTTTGATCAGCATCAGCCCTCAGCTTCAGAGTCCTATGTATTTTTTCCTAAGTCATTTGTCCTTTGTGGATGTGTTGTTCTCTTCAAATGTTACTCCCAAAATGCTGGAAAACTTACTATCAGAAACAAAAACTATTTCTTATGTTGGATGTCTGGTGCAATGCTACTTTTTCATCGCTCTGGTGCATGTGGAGGTCTATATTCTAGCAGTGATGGCCTTTGATCGTTACATGGCCATCTGCAACCCTTTGCTCTACAGCAGCAAGATGTCCAGGGTTGTCTGTGTCCGCCTCATTTCTGTGCCTTATGTCTATGGATTCTCTGTGAGTCTGATTTGCACTCTGTGGACATATGGTTTGTATTTCTGTGGAAACATTACAATCAACCACTTCTATTGTGCTGATCCTCCTCTCATCAAGATTGCCTGTGGAGGAGTGCATATCAAAGAGTACACAATGATTGTTATTGCTGGAATTAACTTCACATATTCCTTGTCAGTGGTGCTCATTTCATACGTGCTCATTGTAGTAGCTGTGTTACGCATGCACTCAGCTGATGGCAGGAGAAAGGCATTCTCCACCTGTGGATCCCACTTAACAGCTGTTTCCATGTTTTATGGAACCCTCATATTTATGTATCTCAGAAGGCCAACGGAGGAGTCTGTGGAGCAGGGAAAGATGGTGGCTGTATTTTATACCAGTGTGATTCCTATGCTGAACCCCATGATCTACAGTCTCAGGAACAAAGATGTGAAAGAAGCAGTCAGCAAGGTAATTGCCAAGGCAAACTTGAGGAAATGA
- the LOC117703852 gene encoding olfactory receptor 8U3-like, whose amino-acid sequence MAERNATGVTEFILLGFAVHREVEIILFLLILVVYSLTLVGNIGMISLIRMDSRLHTPMYFFLSNLAFVDLCYSSSVAPKFLETLLSNRRSISFYACATQLGFFLNFLISEMFLLAVMAYDRYVAICNPLLYMVIMSQKVCLRLVMGPYFYSFAVALLHTVVTFKLIHCGPNIINHFYCDDVPLMALACSDTSLKEILIFIFAGFNMISSLTTVLISYLYIVAAILRIQSTEGRCKAFSTCASHLTAVTIFYGTLIFMYLQPKSSHSLDTDKMASVFYTIVIPMLNPMIYSLRNQEVKSALRKALEKCYLLPVMHLKKGIS is encoded by the coding sequence ATGGCTGAAAGGAATGCCACTGGTGTGACAGAATTCATTCTCTTAGGGTTTGCAGTCCATAGAGAGGTAGAAATCATTCTCTTTCTGCTCATTCTAGTTGTCTACAGTCTGACTTTAGTGGGAAATATAGGAATGATTTCACTAATCAGGATGGATTCTAGActtcacacacccatgtactttttcctcaGTAATCTGGCCTTTGTAGACCTTTGTTATTCCTCTTCAGTAGCCCCCAAGTTCCTGGAGACTCTCCTCAGTAATAGGAGGTCTATATCGTTCTATGCCTGTGCAACCCAACTTGGTTTTTTTCTGAACTTTTTGATTTCAGAGATGTTTCTTCTTGCAGTAATGGCTTATGATCGCTATGTAGCCATTTGTAATCCTCTTCTGTACATGGTGATCATGTCCCAGAAGGTATGCCTACGACTTGTAATGGGCCCTTATTTTTACAGCTTTGCTGTTGCTTTGCTCCACACAGTAGTTACTTTCAAACTGATTCACTGTGGCCCCAATATAATCAATCACTTTTATTGTgatgatgtccctttgatggCTCTCGCCTGCTCAGACACCAGCCTCAAAGAGATTCTTATATTCATTTTTGCTGGATTCAACATGATCAGTTCTTTGACCACTGTCCTGATTTCTTACTTATATATTGTGGCTGCTATCCTAAGAATCCAGTCCACCGAAGGAAGATGCAAAGCCTTCTCAACATGCGCTTCTCATCTGACTGCTGTGACTATCTTTTACGGGACACTCATTTTTATGTATCTGCAGCCAAAATCAAGCCATTCCCTTGACACAGACAAAATGGCCTCAGTATTCTACACAATTGTCATCCCAATGCTCAATCCTATGATCTACAGCTTAAGGAACCAGGAGGTAAAGAGTGCTCTGAGGAAAGCTCTTGAAAAATGCTACTTGTTACCTGTAATGCACCTCAAGAAAGGAATTTCCTGA